TCCGCAAATTACAAGAACTTAAAATGATATCGATAAAAAAAAGGATGTTTTATTATAAATAATCATTAATTATACAAAAATCTAATGAAGTTAAAGTTACTTCTTAATACTTAAAAATTCTACTAATAGTTCTTCATCATTTATCGCTTCCTTTTCCGAAAATCACATAAAATTATTAATTTTATTTAAGAAAATTCAAAATAGTGACAAAAGTCATTTTTTATACTCAAAAACTACATCACATTTGTAATAAATTCTAAGTCATATATTATGAAGGATTTATTGGATAAAAGTGTTGCTAATATCGTTTCAAAAAATATTAATACATCTTCAATATTTAGAAAGTTTAAAATTGATTTTTGTTTTCATGGTGATATGTTATTATCAAAAGCTTGTGAAGAGAAAAAAGTTGACTATAAACAAGTCGTTAAAGAATTAAATGCTATAAATGATAATGTATATTATCTAAAAGATTACAATTCTTGGAAACTAGATTTTCTTATTGATTTTTTGATAAATATTCATCATGAATATGAAGAAGAAAACATTCTATTCTTAAAAGAATATGGAGAAAAAGTTGCTAATATTTATGGTAGAGAGTATAAAGAACTGAAAGAGATTAATAATTTAATTCAAGAAGTTACAGACGATATTCTTGAACATATGAAGAACGAAGAAAGAATTCTTTTTCCTTATATAAAGAAACTTATTAACGCAAAAAATAAAAATACCCACATCGATATAAAAGATTCACCTTTAAATGATCCTATTGATTCTTTAGAAGATGATCATGAGCAAGTTGGAAAAACTTTTAAACGCATTTCTAAATTAACCAATAACTATTTTATACCAGAAGATGCTTGTGTTTCTTTTAAGATTTTATATCTTAAACTACAACAGTTTGAAGAAGAGCTACATAAACACATTCATATAGAGAATAATATTTTATTTCCGAAAGCAAAAAAATTAGAAAGGTCCTTTTCTAATCTTTAGTAAAGCATATTAAAATTAAATTTCACTTTTCTTTAATAGGTTGCTATATTCTTTTCATTATTTTTGCGACAAATACATCATTTTGAAAAGAATACTGATTCTATTTTTTCTATTTATCACTTCATTTGTTTTTTCGCAAACAAAAAAGATTAATTATGAAGCTGAAATTCAAGAAGCCGATGAAGAGAAGTACCCTGGTGCTACTATCTTAATTGGTAATGTAAAAATGACCCATGATGGAATTATTTTAACAAGTCAACAAGC
The window above is part of the Polaribacter sp. SA4-12 genome. Proteins encoded here:
- the ric gene encoding iron-sulfur cluster repair di-iron protein is translated as MKDLLDKSVANIVSKNINTSSIFRKFKIDFCFHGDMLLSKACEEKKVDYKQVVKELNAINDNVYYLKDYNSWKLDFLIDFLINIHHEYEEENILFLKEYGEKVANIYGREYKELKEINNLIQEVTDDILEHMKNEERILFPYIKKLINAKNKNTHIDIKDSPLNDPIDSLEDDHEQVGKTFKRISKLTNNYFIPEDACVSFKILYLKLQQFEEELHKHIHIENNILFPKAKKLERSFSNL